A window of the Microbacterium sp. LWH13-1.2 genome harbors these coding sequences:
- a CDS encoding PLP-dependent cysteine synthase family protein, whose translation MSDWTSTAIALLEADANRSADTHLHLFPLPPEWGIDLYLKDESVHPTGSLKHRLARSLILYGLVNGRITEHSTLVESSSGSTAVSEAYFARMLGLPFVTVVPRSTSQEKIDLIEFYGGRCHFVDRAEDMSPEAQRLASECHGHYLDQFTYAERATDWRGNNNIAESVFSQLSQERHPIPRWIVVGAGTGGTSATFGRYVKYRRHETQIAVVDPEGSAFYDGWAGTVDPPAGRPSRIEGIGRPRVEASFVPTVIDEMIRVPDAGSIAAIRMLRERTLHLAGGSTGTNLYGAFQLIARMRAAGETGSIVTLICDSGIRYAGTYFNDEWVAEQGWDLAPHRARLDHLLETGVWVD comes from the coding sequence ATGAGCGACTGGACCAGCACCGCGATCGCCCTGCTGGAAGCCGACGCGAACCGCAGTGCCGACACGCACCTGCACCTCTTCCCGTTGCCGCCCGAGTGGGGCATCGATCTGTACCTCAAGGACGAGTCGGTGCATCCGACCGGCTCGCTCAAGCACCGCCTCGCCCGCTCGCTCATCCTCTACGGGCTCGTGAACGGCCGCATCACCGAGCACTCGACGCTGGTCGAGTCGTCGAGCGGCTCGACCGCCGTCTCTGAGGCGTACTTCGCGCGGATGCTGGGGCTGCCGTTCGTCACCGTCGTGCCGCGATCGACGAGCCAGGAGAAGATCGACCTCATCGAGTTCTACGGCGGACGCTGCCACTTCGTCGACCGCGCAGAGGACATGTCACCCGAGGCACAGCGCCTGGCCTCAGAGTGCCACGGGCACTACCTCGACCAGTTCACGTACGCCGAGCGCGCGACCGACTGGCGGGGCAACAACAACATCGCCGAGAGCGTGTTCAGCCAGCTGTCGCAGGAGCGGCATCCGATCCCCCGCTGGATCGTCGTCGGCGCCGGCACCGGCGGTACGAGCGCGACGTTCGGCCGCTATGTGAAGTACCGCCGCCACGAGACCCAGATCGCGGTCGTCGACCCCGAGGGCTCGGCGTTCTACGACGGGTGGGCCGGCACGGTCGATCCGCCCGCCGGTCGACCCAGCCGCATCGAGGGCATCGGCCGGCCCCGCGTCGAGGCCTCGTTCGTGCCGACGGTGATCGACGAGATGATCCGCGTGCCGGACGCAGGCTCGATCGCCGCGATCCGGATGCTGCGCGAGCGCACGCTGCACCTCGCCGGCGGCTCGACCGGCACCAACCTGTACGGGGCGTTCCAGCTGATCGCGCGCATGCGCGCGGCGGGCGAGACCGGCAGCATCGTCACGCTCATCTGCGACAGCGGCATCCGCTACGCCGGCACGTACTTCAACGACGAGTGGGTCGCGGAGCAGGGCTGGGACCTCGCCCCGCACCGCGCCCGCCTCGACCACCTGCTCGAGACCGGGGTGTGGGTCGACTGA
- a CDS encoding ACT domain-containing protein has product MTTLILTVAGADRPGLVAAVADVVDAHGGNWENSSLAELAGTFAGVIEVSVAPEHSEGLQTALRELQGQGLLTLAVLTGAAATGADDQVLEISVLGNDRSGIVREVSNVLNAHELSIEELATETRDAAMAGGRLFEASVIARVPASVDLDALRRDLERIATEIQVDITLA; this is encoded by the coding sequence ATGACTACTCTCATCCTCACTGTCGCGGGTGCTGACCGCCCCGGTCTCGTCGCAGCCGTCGCCGACGTCGTCGATGCCCACGGCGGCAACTGGGAGAACAGCTCGCTCGCCGAGCTCGCCGGAACCTTCGCCGGCGTGATCGAGGTCTCGGTCGCCCCCGAGCACTCGGAAGGCCTGCAGACCGCACTCCGCGAGTTGCAGGGCCAAGGGCTCCTGACCCTCGCCGTGCTCACCGGCGCTGCCGCGACCGGCGCCGATGACCAGGTGCTCGAGATCAGCGTGCTCGGCAACGACCGCTCGGGCATCGTTCGCGAGGTGTCGAACGTGCTGAACGCGCATGAGCTCAGCATCGAAGAGCTGGCGACCGAGACCCGGGATGCCGCGATGGCCGGCGGGCGCCTGTTCGAGGCATCCGTGATCGCGCGGGTTCCGGCATCCGTCGACCTCGATGCCCTGCGTCGCGACCTCGAGCGCATCGCCACCGAGATCCAGGTCGACATCACCCTCGCCTGA
- a CDS encoding class I SAM-dependent methyltransferase, giving the protein MGFLAAIDRVNAAHPWSHNDAYAGFVLRHARAVRRQGGDTAVDVGCGTGNLLSALSEIFPAAIGIDPDPDAAAAAVRRFTGDAVRIESRTFGSEPLEAYDLITFVASLHHMALRTALQDARAALRPGGRVVIVGVARETAKDAPRSGASLLLNPLVGLVRHPKRATRPPAHMQAPIAHPDQSFDEIRAIASEELPGIRMRRRLFWRYTASWEAPR; this is encoded by the coding sequence ATGGGATTCCTGGCCGCGATCGACCGGGTGAACGCCGCTCACCCGTGGTCGCACAACGACGCGTACGCGGGCTTCGTGCTCAGGCACGCCCGCGCTGTGCGTCGCCAGGGCGGAGACACCGCTGTCGATGTGGGCTGCGGCACCGGCAATCTGTTGAGCGCCCTGTCAGAGATCTTCCCCGCCGCGATCGGCATCGACCCTGATCCGGATGCCGCGGCGGCCGCCGTCCGACGATTCACCGGAGATGCGGTGCGGATCGAAAGCCGGACCTTCGGATCCGAACCCCTCGAAGCGTACGACCTGATCACCTTCGTCGCATCCCTTCATCACATGGCCCTGCGCACAGCACTTCAGGATGCTCGCGCGGCGCTGCGCCCCGGTGGCCGCGTGGTCATCGTCGGCGTCGCCAGGGAGACCGCGAAGGACGCCCCGCGTTCCGGGGCGTCGCTGCTGCTGAACCCGCTCGTCGGGCTCGTCCGCCATCCGAAACGTGCGACGCGTCCTCCCGCGCACATGCAGGCTCCGATCGCGCACCCCGACCAGAGCTTCGACGAGATCCGCGCGATCGCCAGCGAAGAGCTCCCCGGCATCCGAATGAGGCGCCGCCTGTTCTGGCGATACACCGCCTCCTGGGAGGCACCCCGCTGA
- a CDS encoding GNAT family N-acetyltransferase, which yields MADGISISIADRLTADDLHRIDALLPQLSTTARFDSERVLSLLEAQNTDLFVARASGRIVGMATLVTAPLITGWHGSIEDVVVDQTTRGRGIARLLLETIIDESEQRGLSTLDLTSRPSRESALRLYESVGFVRRNTNVLRFAPQED from the coding sequence ATGGCCGACGGAATCAGCATCTCGATCGCGGACCGCCTCACAGCGGATGACCTTCACCGGATCGACGCACTTCTCCCTCAGCTCTCGACGACCGCTCGATTCGACTCGGAACGGGTGCTCTCGTTGCTCGAGGCGCAGAACACAGACCTGTTCGTGGCGCGCGCATCCGGCCGGATCGTGGGAATGGCCACCCTCGTGACGGCTCCGCTCATCACCGGATGGCACGGCAGCATCGAAGACGTCGTGGTCGATCAGACCACCCGCGGACGAGGCATCGCACGCCTGCTGCTCGAAACGATCATCGACGAGTCCGAGCAGCGGGGGCTGTCGACACTCGACCTGACGTCCCGGCCGTCTCGCGAATCGGCGTTGCGTCTCTACGAGTCCGTCGGCTTCGTCCGCCGGAACACGAATGTGCTGCGCTTCGCGCCGCAGGAAGACTGA
- a CDS encoding FCD domain-containing protein, with protein MSALDTALHGLRTLIADGALRPGDRLPSEGELCETLGVSRGSLREAIRMLAALGVLDTRHGSGSYVSELRAADLIGSLSLTVGLLPMAGVLELTELRRVLEPHAAALAAARIDASTIEELSGVLDEIEASDDFEDHSRLDHAFHMTISEVAGNDALTSLIDVLRSRSRAYRIPDAADAAELKLHSDAGHRAILRGLAAADPVAASAAASAHVAQTEYWVRRYTETDIVAERSAVEPD; from the coding sequence ATGAGCGCTTTGGACACGGCTCTGCACGGGCTGCGCACGCTGATCGCCGACGGTGCTCTGCGCCCCGGTGATCGCCTGCCCAGCGAGGGCGAGCTGTGCGAGACGCTCGGAGTCTCACGCGGGTCGCTGCGAGAGGCCATCCGGATGCTGGCCGCCCTCGGCGTGCTCGACACGAGGCACGGCTCGGGCAGCTACGTCAGCGAGCTGCGCGCCGCCGACCTGATCGGCAGCCTGTCGCTCACGGTCGGCCTTCTGCCCATGGCGGGGGTGCTCGAACTCACGGAGCTGCGCCGCGTGCTCGAACCGCACGCGGCCGCGCTCGCCGCGGCCCGCATCGACGCGTCGACGATCGAGGAGCTCAGCGGAGTTCTCGACGAGATCGAGGCCAGCGACGACTTCGAGGATCACTCGCGCCTCGACCACGCCTTTCACATGACGATCTCGGAGGTCGCGGGCAACGACGCCCTCACGAGCCTCATCGACGTGCTGCGCTCACGGTCGCGGGCCTATCGGATTCCGGATGCCGCGGATGCCGCCGAGCTCAAGCTCCACTCGGACGCAGGGCACCGGGCGATCCTCCGCGGACTCGCGGCGGCGGATCCGGTAGCGGCATCGGCGGCGGCTTCCGCTCACGTCGCGCAGACCGAGTACTGGGTGCGGCGCTACACCGAGACCGACATCGTCGCCGAGAGGTCGGCCGTCGAGCCGGACTGA